One genomic segment of Luteimonas galliterrae includes these proteins:
- a CDS encoding DEAD/DEAH box helicase — protein sequence MTFETLGLSPALLRALAENNYTTPTPIQAEAIPLALAGHDLLGGAQTGTGKTAAFSLPLLQRLSKLTPPNGPRKPRALVLTPTRELAVQVADSLKTYGRHLRLNVTTIYGGAGMGPQMDNLRRGVDILVATPGRLIDHLERGTAKLDEIEVLVLDEADRMLDMGFLPAIKRILNRVPKERQTLLFSATFEDQIKALALEFMRNPQQVQVTAKNTIAETIVHRAHPVDGSRKRDLLIDILSKRHTDQVLVFGKTKHGCNRLAEQLETAGLKAVAIHGNKSQAQRQKALNLFKAGKARVLVATDVAARGLDIPNLPLVINHDLPMVAEDYIHRIGRTGRAGAQGEALSLVSPEEGGLLRQIQRMLKVDLVMDTIEGFAPSKPIRLDTPIPKNGGQQRQGGQRPPSRAPSKPAHRAHGKPGDRGAHAHAGPKQHRSGQGAYAGSRRGSRA from the coding sequence ATGACGTTCGAAACCCTCGGGCTGTCGCCCGCGCTGCTGCGCGCGCTCGCCGAAAACAACTACACCACGCCGACGCCGATCCAGGCCGAAGCGATTCCGCTCGCGCTGGCCGGCCACGACCTGCTCGGCGGCGCCCAGACCGGCACCGGCAAGACGGCCGCGTTCTCGCTGCCGTTGCTGCAACGCCTGTCCAAGCTCACGCCGCCCAACGGCCCGCGCAAGCCGCGCGCGCTGGTGCTCACGCCGACCCGCGAACTCGCGGTGCAGGTCGCCGATAGCCTCAAGACCTACGGCCGCCACCTGCGCCTCAACGTGACCACCATTTACGGCGGCGCCGGCATGGGTCCGCAGATGGACAACCTGCGTCGCGGCGTCGACATCCTGGTCGCCACGCCGGGCCGCCTGATCGACCACCTCGAGCGCGGCACCGCCAAGCTCGACGAGATCGAAGTGCTGGTGCTGGACGAAGCCGACCGCATGCTCGACATGGGCTTCCTGCCCGCGATCAAGCGCATCCTCAACCGCGTGCCCAAGGAGCGGCAGACGCTGCTGTTCTCGGCCACGTTCGAGGACCAGATCAAGGCGCTGGCGCTGGAGTTCATGCGCAATCCGCAGCAGGTCCAGGTGACGGCGAAGAACACCATCGCCGAAACCATCGTGCACCGCGCGCACCCGGTCGACGGTTCGCGCAAGCGCGATCTGCTGATCGACATCCTCAGCAAGCGCCATACCGACCAGGTGCTGGTGTTCGGCAAGACCAAGCACGGCTGCAACCGCCTGGCCGAACAGCTGGAAACCGCTGGCCTGAAGGCCGTCGCGATCCACGGCAACAAGAGCCAGGCGCAGCGTCAGAAGGCGTTGAACCTGTTCAAGGCCGGCAAGGCGCGCGTGCTGGTGGCGACCGATGTCGCCGCGCGCGGCCTGGATATTCCCAATCTGCCGCTGGTGATCAACCACGATCTGCCGATGGTGGCCGAAGACTACATCCACCGCATCGGCCGCACCGGCCGCGCCGGCGCGCAGGGCGAAGCCTTGTCGCTGGTGTCGCCGGAAGAAGGCGGCCTGCTGCGCCAGATCCAGCGGATGCTGAAGGTCGATCTGGTGATGGACACGATCGAAGGCTTCGCGCCGAGCAAGCCGATCCGCCTGGACACGCCGATCCCCAAGAACGGCGGCCAGCAGCGTCAGGGCGGCCAGCGTCCGCCGAGCCGCGCGCCGAGCAAGCCGGCGCATCGCGCGCACGGCAAGCCGGGCGACCGCGGCGCGCATGCGCATGCCGGACCCAAGCAGCACCGCAGCGGGCAGGGCGCTTATGCCGGATCGCGCCGCGGTTCGCGCGCCTGA
- a CDS encoding TolB family protein has protein sequence MKRSAVLPAALALCLCAIAPAAFAGNDAERCAPLKIFGEGVISRPGNNWESRLTLSPDRNLALWTVGNVFGGEPLVVLMSEYRRGGWSEPVVAPFSGVYDDVDTVFSPDGKTIYFSSKRPLQSGGEPLPTFDLWKVRYSDARGFGTPEHLGHGPNSAADELYPSIDRHGNLYYGSNRDNEQWDVWRSPRLPNGRFGAAVKLGSGVNTADYWEYNPEISPDGKTLLFASLSRPGGYGWGDIYRSDLRHGAFRPAQNLGPCINSNADDYHPTMLWEENRLIWIRNFIEDPDWYPDFFITRFKLD, from the coding sequence ATGAAACGTTCCGCCGTATTGCCCGCCGCACTGGCGCTATGCCTGTGCGCCATCGCTCCCGCCGCCTTTGCCGGCAACGACGCGGAGCGCTGCGCGCCGTTGAAGATCTTCGGCGAGGGCGTCATTTCGCGTCCTGGAAACAACTGGGAATCGCGATTGACGCTGTCTCCGGACCGCAATCTCGCGCTCTGGACCGTCGGCAACGTGTTCGGCGGCGAACCGTTGGTCGTGCTGATGTCCGAATACCGCCGCGGCGGCTGGAGCGAGCCGGTCGTCGCGCCTTTCTCCGGCGTGTACGACGATGTTGATACGGTCTTCTCGCCCGACGGCAAGACGATCTACTTCTCGTCCAAGCGCCCGCTGCAGTCCGGCGGCGAGCCGCTGCCCACCTTCGACCTGTGGAAGGTGCGCTACAGCGATGCGCGCGGCTTCGGCACGCCGGAGCATCTCGGCCACGGTCCGAACAGCGCCGCCGATGAGCTGTATCCCAGCATCGACCGCCACGGCAATCTCTACTACGGCAGCAACCGCGACAACGAGCAATGGGACGTGTGGCGCAGCCCAAGATTGCCCAACGGACGCTTCGGAGCCGCCGTCAAGCTCGGCAGCGGCGTCAACACGGCCGACTACTGGGAATACAACCCTGAAATCTCGCCCGACGGCAAAACGCTGCTGTTCGCATCGCTCAGCCGCCCGGGCGGTTACGGCTGGGGGGATATCTACCGCAGCGATCTGCGCCACGGCGCTTTCCGGCCGGCGCAGAACCTCGGCCCATGCATCAATTCGAACGCCGACGACTACCACCCGACGATGCTGTGGGAAGAGAACCGGCTGATCTGGATACGCAACTTCATCGAAGACCCGGATTGGTACCCCGATTTCTTCATCACCCGATTCAAGCTCGACTGA
- a CDS encoding sensor histidine kinase has product MSRHAWLVVLAVIVWWTLEGLVTTGQLLTMQFGDDEVLTLVQAVRRGMASAWLWIPFSLGLFWLVERYPIERGGLVRSLCALTAAVLAIVLLRAVCVYYLNPWLGWYRTLPPFRDVLVTSVFNNFLLAWLNIGVAHAWLFGRRALQRQRQAEQLQARLTETRLEALSAQLNPHFLFNALNSIAEMVHRDAAAADRMLVGLGELLRSSLDHRQRALVPLREELRLLRHYIDIEKVRLGERLQLQWDIDQRLADALVPPLLLQPLAENAIRHAIAEKIAPGLLRIGVGGDGPWLLLEVGDDGDGRSSAPRHGTGLANIRSRLECLFGTGYSLELEAPPEGGTRARLRIPLQRARMAA; this is encoded by the coding sequence ATGTCGCGACATGCTTGGTTGGTGGTGCTGGCGGTAATCGTCTGGTGGACGCTGGAAGGCCTGGTCACGACCGGCCAATTGCTGACGATGCAGTTCGGCGACGACGAAGTGCTCACCCTTGTGCAGGCAGTCCGCAGGGGCATGGCGTCGGCCTGGCTGTGGATCCCGTTCTCGCTGGGGTTGTTCTGGCTGGTGGAACGCTACCCGATCGAGCGCGGCGGCCTGGTGCGCTCGCTCTGCGCGCTGACGGCGGCTGTGCTGGCGATCGTGCTGCTGCGTGCGGTATGCGTGTACTACCTCAATCCGTGGCTGGGCTGGTATCGCACGCTGCCGCCGTTCCGCGACGTGCTGGTCACCAGCGTGTTCAATAATTTCCTGCTGGCCTGGCTCAACATCGGCGTGGCGCACGCCTGGCTGTTCGGCCGGCGCGCGCTGCAAAGGCAGCGGCAGGCCGAGCAGCTGCAGGCGCGGCTGACCGAAACGCGACTGGAGGCGTTGAGCGCGCAGCTCAATCCGCACTTCCTGTTCAACGCCCTGAATTCGATCGCCGAGATGGTGCATCGCGACGCCGCCGCGGCCGACCGCATGCTGGTGGGCCTGGGCGAGCTCTTGCGCAGCAGCCTGGACCATCGGCAGCGGGCGCTGGTGCCGTTGCGCGAGGAGCTGCGCCTGTTGCGGCATTACATCGACATCGAGAAGGTCAGGCTCGGCGAGCGCTTGCAACTGCAATGGGATATCGACCAGCGCCTGGCCGACGCGCTCGTGCCGCCGCTGCTGCTGCAGCCGCTGGCGGAGAACGCGATCCGCCATGCCATCGCCGAGAAGATCGCGCCCGGGCTGCTGCGCATCGGCGTCGGCGGCGACGGCCCGTGGCTGCTGCTGGAAGTGGGCGACGACGGCGACGGCCGTTCCAGCGCGCCGCGCCACGGCACCGGCCTGGCCAATATCCGTTCGCGCCTGGAGTGCCTGTTCGGCACCGGTTATTCGCTTGAGCTGGAAGCGCCGCCGGAGGGCGGCACGCGCGCGCGGTTGCGCATACCTCTGCAACGCGCACGGATGGCCGCATGA
- a CDS encoding LytR/AlgR family response regulator transcription factor, giving the protein MTRALRAVIVDDEPLARARLSRLLGREHSVEVLAEFGDGESAAQGLRALAPDVVFVDVRMPQLDGFAMLERLAPSQRPLVVFVTAYSEHAVQAFDARAVDYLVKPVAPDRLHDSVQRVRHRLAAREGADRASSDAAAPYPERLAVPDGLRVRIVAVRDIEYLLAQGNYVELRVDGRSLLLRETMAGIQSRLDPRLFVRIHRSRIVRIDLIEQIEAHGAGQYLVRMRSGARMTSGRSYRAELRKALGLTAADETPAMP; this is encoded by the coding sequence ATGACGCGGGCATTGCGCGCGGTGATCGTCGACGACGAACCGCTGGCGCGGGCGCGGCTCAGCCGCCTGCTGGGGCGCGAGCATTCGGTGGAGGTGCTGGCCGAATTCGGCGACGGCGAATCGGCCGCGCAGGGACTGCGCGCGCTCGCGCCGGACGTGGTGTTCGTCGACGTGCGCATGCCGCAGCTGGACGGCTTCGCCATGCTGGAACGGCTGGCGCCGTCGCAGCGGCCGCTGGTGGTGTTCGTCACCGCGTATTCCGAACACGCAGTGCAGGCTTTCGATGCGCGCGCGGTGGATTACCTGGTCAAGCCGGTGGCGCCGGACCGCCTGCACGATTCCGTGCAACGCGTGCGCCATCGGCTGGCGGCGCGCGAGGGCGCCGATCGCGCGTCGTCCGACGCCGCCGCGCCCTATCCGGAGCGCCTGGCGGTGCCCGACGGCTTGCGGGTCCGCATCGTCGCGGTGCGCGATATCGAATACCTGCTGGCGCAGGGAAACTACGTCGAATTGCGGGTCGACGGCCGCAGCCTGCTGCTGCGCGAGACCATGGCCGGCATCCAGTCGCGGCTGGATCCGCGCTTGTTCGTGCGGATCCATCGTTCGCGCATCGTCAGGATCGATCTGATCGAACAGATCGAAGCGCACGGCGCCGGCCAATACCTGGTGCGGATGCGCAGCGGAGCGCGCATGACCTCGGGGCGCAGCTATCGCGCCGAATTGCGCAAGGCCCTGGGCTTGACCGCGGCGGACGAAACGCCGGCTATGCCGTGA
- a CDS encoding response regulator transcription factor: MEALRIYVADDHSVVVAGVRAILQRAHPPMKVVATADSGEALLGLLEGGRCDVLVTDFAMPQRQGRGQDGLRMLQSLRRDYPQLRIVVLTVIDNPSILRAMLELGVHGLVGKISAMEDLAHAIAAVNAGRGYVSADLQAKLDTDADMPTLAGLSAREAEVVRLFADGMSVSEIAQRLHRSVKTISHQKTDAMRKLGIENHSQLYAYARDHGLKP, encoded by the coding sequence ATGGAAGCCTTGCGGATTTACGTGGCCGACGACCACTCCGTCGTCGTCGCCGGAGTGCGCGCGATCCTGCAGCGCGCGCATCCGCCGATGAAGGTGGTGGCCACGGCCGACAGCGGCGAAGCATTGCTGGGCTTGCTCGAGGGCGGGCGCTGCGACGTGCTCGTGACGGACTTCGCCATGCCGCAGCGACAGGGACGCGGCCAGGACGGCTTGCGCATGCTGCAATCGCTGCGCCGCGACTACCCGCAGTTGCGCATCGTGGTGCTGACGGTGATCGACAACCCGTCGATCCTGCGCGCCATGCTGGAACTGGGCGTACACGGGCTGGTCGGCAAGATTTCGGCCATGGAGGACTTGGCGCATGCGATCGCCGCGGTGAACGCGGGCCGCGGCTATGTCAGCGCCGACCTCCAGGCCAAGCTCGATACGGATGCGGATATGCCGACCCTGGCGGGCTTGTCCGCGCGCGAGGCCGAAGTGGTCCGGTTGTTCGCCGATGGCATGTCGGTGAGCGAAATCGCGCAGCGGCTGCACCGCAGCGTCAAGACCATCAGCCACCAGAAGACCGATGCGATGCGCAAGCTCGGCATCGAGAACCACAGCCAGCTCTACGCCTACGCCCGCGACCACGGCCTGAAACCGTGA
- a CDS encoding queuosine precursor transporter, whose protein sequence is MSLRPLEDRAMRLFLLLAAFFCVNAVLAEFIGVKIFALEDTLGLKPLEWNLFGQTGSLNFTAGTLLWPIVFIMTDTVNEYYGRRGVRFISWLAAGLIVYGFAFAFIAIHLAPAAWWVGVAKEQGVPDYQAAFAAVFGQGLWTIWGSLIAFIIGQLIDVSVFHRIRRATGERYAWLRATGSTAVSQLIDSFVVLYIAFVIGPQHWPTSLFLAVGTLNYAYKMAAAVALIPLLYLARAMIHRYLGHARAAELREQAAAS, encoded by the coding sequence ATGAGCCTGCGTCCGCTCGAAGACCGCGCCATGCGGCTGTTCCTGCTGCTGGCGGCTTTTTTCTGCGTCAACGCGGTGCTGGCCGAGTTCATCGGCGTCAAGATCTTCGCGCTGGAAGACACGCTGGGCCTGAAGCCGCTGGAATGGAACCTGTTCGGCCAGACCGGTTCGTTGAACTTCACCGCCGGCACCCTGTTGTGGCCGATCGTGTTCATCATGACCGACACGGTGAACGAGTATTACGGCCGCCGCGGCGTGCGTTTCATCAGCTGGCTGGCGGCGGGGCTGATCGTTTACGGTTTCGCGTTCGCCTTCATCGCCATCCACCTGGCGCCCGCCGCATGGTGGGTGGGCGTGGCCAAGGAACAGGGCGTGCCGGACTACCAGGCCGCGTTCGCCGCCGTGTTCGGGCAGGGGCTGTGGACGATCTGGGGTTCGCTGATCGCCTTCATCATCGGCCAGTTGATCGACGTGTCGGTATTCCACCGCATCCGTCGCGCCACGGGCGAGCGTTACGCCTGGCTGCGCGCCACAGGCTCCACCGCCGTGTCGCAGCTGATCGACAGTTTCGTGGTGCTGTACATCGCCTTCGTGATCGGGCCGCAGCATTGGCCGACCTCGCTGTTCCTGGCGGTCGGCACTTTGAATTACGCCTACAAGATGGCCGCTGCGGTGGCGCTGATCCCGTTGCTTTACCTGGCGCGAGCCATGATCCACCGCTATCTGGGCCACGCCCGCGCGGCGGAACTGCGCGAACAAGCCGCCGCAAGCTGA
- a CDS encoding DUF502 domain-containing protein, with the protein MSPNAKPGKRLQRLFLTGLLTLLPIWLTWVVVKFVFVLLSDLSKPWVQPLSRQVALSNPAVFGWFDDPWVQTAIALLATLLVILAVGWLARRVVGQRLLRWLESVIARVPLASTIYGSARKLLDILQTQPDGTQRVVLIDFPHTEMKSIGFVTRVIREQGTGRELAAVYVPTTPNPTSGYLEIVPVEKMTPTDWTVDQAMSFIISGGAVSPDTIPFSPPSAQA; encoded by the coding sequence ATGTCGCCTAACGCCAAGCCGGGCAAACGCCTGCAACGATTGTTCCTGACCGGACTGCTGACCCTGTTGCCGATCTGGCTGACCTGGGTGGTGGTGAAATTCGTGTTCGTCCTGCTCAGCGACCTGAGCAAGCCCTGGGTGCAACCGCTGTCGCGGCAGGTAGCGCTGTCCAACCCCGCCGTGTTCGGCTGGTTCGACGATCCCTGGGTGCAGACCGCGATCGCCCTGCTCGCCACGCTGCTGGTGATCCTGGCGGTGGGCTGGCTGGCGCGTCGCGTGGTCGGCCAGCGCCTGCTGCGCTGGCTCGAATCGGTGATCGCGCGCGTGCCGCTGGCCAGCACGATCTACGGCAGCGCGCGCAAGCTGCTCGATATCCTGCAGACCCAGCCCGACGGCACTCAGCGCGTGGTGCTGATCGATTTCCCGCACACCGAGATGAAGTCGATCGGCTTCGTCACCCGCGTGATCCGCGAACAGGGCACCGGCCGCGAGCTCGCCGCCGTATACGTGCCGACCACGCCGAACCCGACGTCGGGTTACCTGGAGATCGTGCCCGTGGAGAAAATGACGCCGACCGATTGGACGGTGGACCAGGCGATGAGTTTCATCATTTCCGGCGGCGCGGTCTCGCCGGATACGATTCCGTTCTCGCCTCCATCCGCGCAAGCATGA
- a CDS encoding bifunctional serine/threonine-protein kinase/formylglycine-generating enzyme family protein, with protein sequence MSSEQPEQAQESAEPLPDIAGYTVLQAIGHGGMSTVYLAVQASLGREVAVKVMLPEALADEVSRRRFENEVRTIARLEHPHIVGIFEVGRTRDGLPYYAMPHLSRGHLGQLNLTQNEPRVIAILRALLSALDYAHARGVIHRDVKAENVLFDEADRPLLADFGIALRHGYSPRVTMAGLAVGSTAYMAPEQARGENVDHRADLYSLGVLAFEMLAGRLPYVAGDALAMAMQHVQDPIPRLPREKRHWQRLIDKAMAKSPGARYRSAQQMLDALQRIDRKRQSAGFAFAQRIGDGVSRMRHAPLGVWIAAGLAAALLLGVGLRHYNRSPAPAEATAAVAPPAAQAPTPAAPAPQADLTSAMLRPPPESPAEPWMIAAEQQTRARNLIAPKGGNAYDSVLAAWRADPAHARLPGTVDGLIDAMTVQVEQRLKDGGYERVREYVSRAERIARETRRADSPALKRMQAAVAKALGAGVDAAAKRLDRNGAIRTATVAAELMDDKTAAAALMKRARDVGQTGDRAPDDVAGLIFMHSGGHIVAVARNEVSRGDYARFAAATGRPPALCRERASLLRVLAPRDWKTPGFAQDDGQAVVCVSWNDAQAYLRWLSERNGRRYRLPSAAEAAQFAAGSGKAVSEWLSDCSQGCRKRIAQGSSWRGGAGARPLDPGRGYDDVGFRVVRDP encoded by the coding sequence ATGTCCAGCGAACAGCCTGAACAGGCGCAGGAAAGCGCCGAGCCGTTGCCGGACATCGCCGGTTACACGGTATTGCAAGCGATCGGCCACGGCGGCATGTCCACCGTGTACCTGGCCGTGCAGGCCTCGCTCGGCCGCGAGGTGGCGGTCAAGGTGATGCTGCCCGAGGCGCTGGCCGACGAGGTCAGCCGCCGCCGCTTCGAGAACGAAGTGCGTACGATCGCCCGGCTTGAGCATCCCCACATCGTCGGCATCTTCGAAGTCGGCCGCACGCGCGACGGCCTGCCCTACTACGCCATGCCGCATTTGTCGCGCGGCCATCTGGGGCAGCTGAACCTCACCCAGAACGAGCCGCGCGTGATCGCGATCCTGCGCGCGCTGCTGTCCGCACTCGACTACGCGCATGCGCGCGGCGTGATCCATCGCGACGTGAAAGCCGAAAACGTGCTGTTCGACGAAGCCGACCGGCCGCTGTTGGCCGATTTCGGCATCGCCCTGCGCCACGGCTACAGTCCGCGCGTGACCATGGCGGGGCTGGCGGTGGGCAGCACCGCCTACATGGCGCCCGAACAGGCGCGCGGCGAAAACGTGGACCATCGCGCCGACCTGTACAGCCTCGGCGTGCTGGCCTTCGAAATGCTGGCCGGCCGGCTGCCTTACGTCGCCGGCGACGCTTTGGCGATGGCGATGCAGCATGTGCAGGATCCGATCCCGCGCCTGCCCCGCGAAAAGCGCCACTGGCAGCGCCTGATCGACAAGGCCATGGCCAAATCGCCCGGCGCGCGCTACCGCAGCGCGCAGCAGATGCTGGACGCGCTGCAACGCATAGACCGCAAACGCCAGTCCGCCGGCTTCGCCTTCGCCCAGCGCATCGGCGACGGCGTGTCGCGGATGCGGCATGCGCCGCTCGGCGTGTGGATCGCGGCCGGACTGGCGGCGGCGCTGCTGCTCGGTGTCGGGTTGCGCCACTACAACCGCAGTCCGGCGCCGGCCGAGGCCACCGCCGCAGTCGCGCCGCCGGCGGCGCAAGCGCCGACGCCGGCCGCTCCCGCGCCCCAGGCCGACCTGACCAGCGCCATGCTGCGGCCGCCGCCGGAGTCGCCGGCGGAGCCTTGGATGATCGCCGCCGAACAACAGACCCGCGCGCGCAACCTGATCGCACCCAAGGGCGGCAACGCCTACGACAGCGTGCTCGCGGCATGGCGCGCCGATCCCGCGCACGCGCGGCTGCCGGGCACGGTCGACGGCTTGATCGATGCGATGACCGTGCAAGTCGAGCAGCGGCTGAAGGACGGAGGCTACGAGCGCGTGCGCGAATACGTCTCGCGCGCAGAGCGGATCGCCCGCGAAACGCGCAGGGCCGACTCGCCGGCGCTGAAACGCATGCAAGCCGCCGTGGCCAAGGCGCTGGGCGCGGGCGTCGATGCCGCCGCCAAACGGCTGGATCGCAACGGCGCCATCCGGACCGCGACCGTGGCCGCGGAGCTGATGGACGACAAGACCGCCGCAGCCGCGCTGATGAAGCGCGCGCGCGACGTCGGGCAGACCGGCGACCGCGCGCCGGACGACGTCGCCGGCCTGATCTTCATGCACAGCGGCGGGCACATCGTCGCCGTGGCCCGCAACGAAGTTTCGCGGGGCGACTACGCGCGCTTCGCGGCCGCCACCGGCCGCCCGCCGGCGCTGTGCCGCGAACGCGCTTCGCTGCTGCGCGTGCTGGCGCCGCGCGACTGGAAAACTCCCGGCTTCGCACAGGACGACGGACAAGCCGTCGTCTGCGTGTCCTGGAACGACGCGCAGGCCTACCTGCGCTGGCTGAGCGAACGCAACGGCCGCCGCTATCGGCTGCCCAGCGCCGCCGAGGCGGCGCAATTCGCCGCCGGCAGCGGCAAAGCCGTGTCGGAATGGCTGTCCGATTGCAGCCAGGGCTGCCGCAAGCGGATCGCGCAGGGGTCTTCGTGGCGCGGCGGCGCAGGCGCGCGGCCGCTGGATCCTGGTCGCGGCTACGACGATGTCGGTTTCCGCGTCGTTCGCGATCCCTGA